One Aegilops tauschii subsp. strangulata cultivar AL8/78 chromosome 7, Aet v6.0, whole genome shotgun sequence genomic window carries:
- the LOC109760819 gene encoding 1,4-alpha-glucan-branching enzyme, chloroplastic/amyloplastic-like isoform X1 yields MLCLASSSSLPSLRPRTSPTADRPGPGNSVSRDLFCFILLTFSFMLAHGEVLDGPDATMLTGRLQGGGGAGGSVRLSVVSVPSSLRWSWPLKANSKISVPETARENKTVATEDGVSHLPIYDLDPKLAEFKNHFNYRMRRYHYQKHLIEKHEGSLEEFSRGYLKFGINAEPGATVYREWAPAAMEAQLVGDFNNWNGSEHMMTKDNFGVWSIKISHVDGKPAIPHNSKVKFRFRHDGVWVERIPAWIRYTIVNTSKFGAPYDGVHWDPPTSERYVFKHPRPRRPDIPRIYEAHVGMSGEKPEVYREFADNVLPRIRAKNYNTVQLMAIMEHSYYASFGYHVTNFFAVSSKSGTPEDLKYLVDKAHSLGLRVLMDVVHSHASKNVTDGLNGYDVGQSAQESYFYAGDRGYHKLWDSRLFNYTNWEVLRFLLSNLRYWMDEFMFDGFRFDGVTSMLYNHHGINTSFTGNYKEYFGLDTNVDAIIYMMLANHLIHKLLPEATIIAEDVSVMPVLCRPVDEGGVGFDYRQAMAIPERWVDYLKNKDAQELSMSGISQTLNNRDKDQDAIETTIAQQTTPRSTFDAVSEIPSHISPTSTFEHNSQLETSPSKLPIIQALEALLLAERQGAAALRDATDIMRRQIEQSDALLTKTKQEMDEVRKKQAKTDQILRLLISGAQGNPTS; encoded by the exons ATGCTGtgcctcgcctcctcctcctccctgccCTCTCTCCGGCCGCGAACCTCTCCCACTGCCGACCGGCCCGGTCCGGGGAACTCGGTGAGCAGAGATCTGTTCTGTTTTATTCTTTTAACGTTCTCCTTTATGCTTGCCCATGGCGAGGTTCTTGACGGCCCTGATGCGACGATGCTGACCGGTCGCCtgcagggcggcggcggcgccggcggcagTGTGCGGCTGAGCGTGGTGTCCGTGCCGTCTTCGCTTCGCTGGTCGTGGCCACTGAAG GCCAATAGCAAGATTTCTGTTCCCGAGACTGCGCGGGAGAACAAAACTGTGGCAACAGAAGATGGTGTCAGCCACCTTCCAATATACGATCTGGACCCGAAGTTGGCCGAATTCAAGAACCACTTCAACTACAGGATGAGAAGGTATCATTACCAGAAACATTTGATTGAGAAACATGAGGGAAGCCTTGAAGAATTCTCCAGAG GCTATTTGAAGTTTGGGATCAATGCAGAACCTGGTGCGACTGTATACCGGGAATGGGCCCCTGCAGCAAT GGAAGCACAACTTGTTGGTGACTTCAACAACTGGAATGGTTCTGAGCACATGATGACAAAGGATAATTTTGGCGTCTGGTCAATCAAGATTTCTCATGTCGATGGGAAACCTGCCATCCCTCACAATTCCAAGGTTAAATTTCGATTTAGGCACGATGGAGTATGGGTTGAACGGATTCCTGCATGGATTCGTTATACAATTGTTAATACCTCTAAATTTGGAGCTCCATACGATGGTGTTCATTGGGATCCACCAACTAGTGAAAG GTATGTGTTTAAGCATCCCCGGCCACGAAGGCCTGATATTCCACGTATCTATGAGGCGCATGTGGGGATGAGTGGTGAAAAGCCTGAAGTATACAGAGAATTTGCCGACAATGTGTTACCACGCATAAGGGCAAAGAACTACAACACAGTCCAGCTTATGGCAATCATGGAACATTCCTACTATGCTTCTTTTGGGTATCACGTGACAAATTTCTTCGCGGTTAGCAGCAAATCAGGCACTCCAGAGGACCTCAAATATCTTGTTGACAAGGCACATAGTTTAGGATTGCGTGTTCTAATGGATGTTGTCCATAGCCATGCAAGCAAAAATGTGACAGATGGTCTAAATGGCTATGATGTTGGACAAAGCGCACAAGAGTCATATTTCTACGCAGGAGACAGGGGCTATCATAAACTGTGGGATAGCCGCCTGTTCAACTATACCAATTGGGAGGTCTTAAGATTTCTTCTTTCCAATCTGAGATATTGGATGGACGAATTCATGTTTGATGGCTTCAGATTTGATGGGGTCACATCCATGCTATACAATCACCATGGAATCAATACGTCGTTCACTGGAAATTATAAGGAGTATTTTGGTTTGGATACAAATGTAGATGCAATCATTTATATGATGCTGGCTAACCATTTAATACACAAACTCCTGCCAGAAGCAACTATTATTGCTGAAGATGTTTCAGTCATGCCAGTTCTTTGTCGGCCAGTTGACGAAGGTGGAGTAGGGTTTGACTATCGCCAGGCTATGGCTATTCCAGAGAGATGGGTCGACTATTTGAAAAACAAAGATGCCCAGGAATTGTCAATGAGTGGAATATCACAGACTTTGAATAACAGGGACAAAGATCAG gatgcaattgaaactacGATTgcacaacaaacgaccccaagaTCAACATTTGATGCCGTTTCCGAGATACCCTCCCACATAAGTCCCACAAGCACCTTTGAACATAATTCCCAATTAGAGACAAGCCCATCGAAGTTGCCAATTATTCAAGCGCTTGAGGCTCTACTACTGGCTGAAAGACAGGGTGCAGCTGCACTCCGAGATGCAACTGACATCATGAGGAGGCAAATAGAGCAATCAGATGCACTCCTCACCAAAACCAAACaagagatggatgaagttagaaagaaGCAAGCAAAGACCGACCAAATTCTTAGGCTTCTAATATCTGGAGCTCAGGGTAATCCCACTTCATAA
- the LOC109760819 gene encoding 1,4-alpha-glucan-branching enzyme, chloroplastic/amyloplastic-like isoform X2 — MLCLASSSSLPSLRPRTSPTADRPGPGNSGGGGAGGSVRLSVVSVPSSLRWSWPLKANSKISVPETARENKTVATEDGVSHLPIYDLDPKLAEFKNHFNYRMRRYHYQKHLIEKHEGSLEEFSRGYLKFGINAEPGATVYREWAPAAMEAQLVGDFNNWNGSEHMMTKDNFGVWSIKISHVDGKPAIPHNSKVKFRFRHDGVWVERIPAWIRYTIVNTSKFGAPYDGVHWDPPTSERYVFKHPRPRRPDIPRIYEAHVGMSGEKPEVYREFADNVLPRIRAKNYNTVQLMAIMEHSYYASFGYHVTNFFAVSSKSGTPEDLKYLVDKAHSLGLRVLMDVVHSHASKNVTDGLNGYDVGQSAQESYFYAGDRGYHKLWDSRLFNYTNWEVLRFLLSNLRYWMDEFMFDGFRFDGVTSMLYNHHGINTSFTGNYKEYFGLDTNVDAIIYMMLANHLIHKLLPEATIIAEDVSVMPVLCRPVDEGGVGFDYRQAMAIPERWVDYLKNKDAQELSMSGISQTLNNRDKDQDAIETTIAQQTTPRSTFDAVSEIPSHISPTSTFEHNSQLETSPSKLPIIQALEALLLAERQGAAALRDATDIMRRQIEQSDALLTKTKQEMDEVRKKQAKTDQILRLLISGAQGNPTS; from the exons ATGCTGtgcctcgcctcctcctcctccctgccCTCTCTCCGGCCGCGAACCTCTCCCACTGCCGACCGGCCCGGTCCGGGGAACTCG ggcggcggcggcgccggcggcagTGTGCGGCTGAGCGTGGTGTCCGTGCCGTCTTCGCTTCGCTGGTCGTGGCCACTGAAG GCCAATAGCAAGATTTCTGTTCCCGAGACTGCGCGGGAGAACAAAACTGTGGCAACAGAAGATGGTGTCAGCCACCTTCCAATATACGATCTGGACCCGAAGTTGGCCGAATTCAAGAACCACTTCAACTACAGGATGAGAAGGTATCATTACCAGAAACATTTGATTGAGAAACATGAGGGAAGCCTTGAAGAATTCTCCAGAG GCTATTTGAAGTTTGGGATCAATGCAGAACCTGGTGCGACTGTATACCGGGAATGGGCCCCTGCAGCAAT GGAAGCACAACTTGTTGGTGACTTCAACAACTGGAATGGTTCTGAGCACATGATGACAAAGGATAATTTTGGCGTCTGGTCAATCAAGATTTCTCATGTCGATGGGAAACCTGCCATCCCTCACAATTCCAAGGTTAAATTTCGATTTAGGCACGATGGAGTATGGGTTGAACGGATTCCTGCATGGATTCGTTATACAATTGTTAATACCTCTAAATTTGGAGCTCCATACGATGGTGTTCATTGGGATCCACCAACTAGTGAAAG GTATGTGTTTAAGCATCCCCGGCCACGAAGGCCTGATATTCCACGTATCTATGAGGCGCATGTGGGGATGAGTGGTGAAAAGCCTGAAGTATACAGAGAATTTGCCGACAATGTGTTACCACGCATAAGGGCAAAGAACTACAACACAGTCCAGCTTATGGCAATCATGGAACATTCCTACTATGCTTCTTTTGGGTATCACGTGACAAATTTCTTCGCGGTTAGCAGCAAATCAGGCACTCCAGAGGACCTCAAATATCTTGTTGACAAGGCACATAGTTTAGGATTGCGTGTTCTAATGGATGTTGTCCATAGCCATGCAAGCAAAAATGTGACAGATGGTCTAAATGGCTATGATGTTGGACAAAGCGCACAAGAGTCATATTTCTACGCAGGAGACAGGGGCTATCATAAACTGTGGGATAGCCGCCTGTTCAACTATACCAATTGGGAGGTCTTAAGATTTCTTCTTTCCAATCTGAGATATTGGATGGACGAATTCATGTTTGATGGCTTCAGATTTGATGGGGTCACATCCATGCTATACAATCACCATGGAATCAATACGTCGTTCACTGGAAATTATAAGGAGTATTTTGGTTTGGATACAAATGTAGATGCAATCATTTATATGATGCTGGCTAACCATTTAATACACAAACTCCTGCCAGAAGCAACTATTATTGCTGAAGATGTTTCAGTCATGCCAGTTCTTTGTCGGCCAGTTGACGAAGGTGGAGTAGGGTTTGACTATCGCCAGGCTATGGCTATTCCAGAGAGATGGGTCGACTATTTGAAAAACAAAGATGCCCAGGAATTGTCAATGAGTGGAATATCACAGACTTTGAATAACAGGGACAAAGATCAG gatgcaattgaaactacGATTgcacaacaaacgaccccaagaTCAACATTTGATGCCGTTTCCGAGATACCCTCCCACATAAGTCCCACAAGCACCTTTGAACATAATTCCCAATTAGAGACAAGCCCATCGAAGTTGCCAATTATTCAAGCGCTTGAGGCTCTACTACTGGCTGAAAGACAGGGTGCAGCTGCACTCCGAGATGCAACTGACATCATGAGGAGGCAAATAGAGCAATCAGATGCACTCCTCACCAAAACCAAACaagagatggatgaagttagaaagaaGCAAGCAAAGACCGACCAAATTCTTAGGCTTCTAATATCTGGAGCTCAGGGTAATCCCACTTCATAA